In Acidaminococcus timonensis, one DNA window encodes the following:
- the arsB gene encoding ACR3 family arsenite efflux transporter produces the protein MKEGKDPGISPFQRYLSLWVFLCMVAGVLIGHFLPAVPRFLDHLQIDGISIPIAILIWIMIYPMMMKVDFQSIREVGRHPKGLFVTWITNWLIKPFTMYGLAAFFFYHGFHGFIPEELATQYLAGAVLLGAAPCTAMVFVWSTLTKGDPAYTVVQVATNDLIILVAFVPIVKYLLGVSHVTVPYSVLFLSIFLFVVIPLAGGILTRISVIERKGAVYFNQIFVHKFDQATTWGLLLTLVIIFSSQAQVILSNPFHILLIAIPLVLQTYLIFAIAYGASNLLHLPHDIAAPAGMIGASNFFELAVAVAIALFGVTSPAALATTVGVLTEVPVMLSLVKIANRKQQPDHK, from the coding sequence ATGAAGGAAGGTAAAGATCCGGGCATCAGCCCGTTCCAACGGTATCTTTCTCTTTGGGTATTCCTCTGCATGGTGGCTGGAGTCCTGATAGGCCATTTCCTGCCTGCTGTTCCCCGATTCCTGGACCATTTACAGATTGACGGGATTTCCATACCCATTGCCATCCTGATCTGGATCATGATCTATCCCATGATGATGAAGGTGGATTTCCAGAGCATCCGTGAGGTAGGGCGCCATCCCAAAGGACTGTTTGTCACCTGGATCACCAACTGGCTGATCAAACCCTTTACCATGTATGGTCTGGCTGCCTTCTTCTTTTATCATGGATTCCACGGATTCATTCCAGAGGAACTGGCCACCCAATATCTGGCCGGGGCCGTTCTCCTGGGTGCAGCTCCCTGTACGGCCATGGTCTTTGTGTGGAGTACCCTGACCAAGGGAGATCCCGCTTATACGGTTGTCCAAGTAGCCACCAATGATCTGATCATCCTGGTGGCATTTGTACCTATTGTCAAATACCTGCTGGGTGTATCCCATGTAACTGTTCCCTACAGCGTGCTGTTCCTGAGCATCTTCCTGTTCGTAGTGATTCCCCTGGCCGGAGGGATCCTGACCCGAATCAGCGTCATAGAGCGGAAAGGTGCTGTTTATTTCAACCAGATCTTTGTCCATAAATTCGATCAGGCAACCACCTGGGGACTGCTGCTGACCCTGGTGATCATTTTCAGTTCCCAGGCCCAGGTCATCCTGTCCAATCCCTTCCATATCCTGCTGATTGCCATTCCCCTGGTCCTTCAGACCTATCTGATCTTTGCCATCGCCTATGGCGCCAGCAACCTGCTCCATCTGCCACATGACATTGCAGCTCCGGCCGGCATGATCGGTGCCTCCAACTTCTTCGAACTGGCCGTAGCCGTGGCCATTGCCCTGTTCGGAGTCACCAGCCCCGCCGCCCTGGCCACCACCGTAGGCGTGCTGACAGAAGTCCCCGTGATGCTGAGCCTGGTGAAAATTGCCAACAGGAAACAACAGCCTGACCATAAATGA